In Streptomyces nodosus, one DNA window encodes the following:
- a CDS encoding lysophospholipid acyltransferase family protein — protein MSRFTLIKAVLGPIMRLMFRPQVEGVENIPGDGPVILAGNHLTFIDSMILPLVCDRQVCFIGKEEYVTGKGVKGRLMAWFFTGVGMIPVDRDGGRGGVAALMTGRRILEEGRIFGIYPEGTRSPDGRLYRGRTGIARLTLMTGAPVVPFAMIGTDKIQPTGSGLPRPSKVTVRFGEALEFSRYEGMDRDRYVLRAVTDSVMSEVMRLSGQEYVDMYATKAKAA, from the coding sequence TTGTCCCGCTTCACGCTCATCAAGGCAGTGCTCGGACCGATCATGCGTCTGATGTTCCGCCCACAGGTGGAGGGCGTGGAGAACATTCCCGGCGACGGCCCGGTGATTCTGGCCGGCAATCATCTGACCTTCATCGACTCGATGATCCTGCCGCTGGTCTGCGACCGTCAGGTCTGCTTCATCGGCAAGGAGGAGTACGTCACCGGGAAGGGCGTCAAGGGCAGGCTGATGGCCTGGTTCTTCACCGGGGTCGGGATGATCCCGGTCGACCGCGACGGCGGCAGGGGCGGGGTCGCGGCGCTGATGACCGGGCGTCGGATCCTCGAGGAGGGCAGGATCTTCGGCATCTACCCCGAGGGGACGCGCTCGCCCGACGGCCGTCTGTACCGCGGGCGGACCGGTATCGCCCGGCTCACCCTGATGACCGGTGCGCCGGTGGTTCCGTTCGCCATGATCGGCACCGACAAGATCCAGCCGACCGGGTCGGGGCTGCCGCGGCCCAGCAAGGTGACGGTGCGGTTCGGGGAGGCGCTGGAGTTCTCCCGCTATGAGGGGATGGACCGGGACCGGTATGTGCTGCGGGCCGTCACCGACTCGGTGATGTCGGAGGTCATGCGGTTGTCGGGGCAGGAGTATGTGGACATGTACGCGACCAAGGCCAAGGCGGCGTAG